In Oncorhynchus kisutch isolate 150728-3 linkage group LG7, Okis_V2, whole genome shotgun sequence, one DNA window encodes the following:
- the LOC116374655 gene encoding G protein-regulated inducer of neurite outgrowth 3 produces the protein MGTNPKRTVTVQMVPQLAGVEALGNQESNANWAKEPNLNLTQGCTAPTTTTTPVLTEHTQVNLCLTTPNTTSRIQSTGHGQPVGGGVGSNTNTTFSTNGDGGKSPSEHVIGIEQQMVLTCRGGVSVTEATAEGRRDGNANLTALTPTAAAEEKEKHICKASLSSAITSSKVDVHTNYCREKEPGGAGAGEGCAAKPSPEPTAVQSATVRVSAVAKEESLLEGDNKNATTPNQHPPQTCDPKHTSASEVLTSLTTPKQGKAEGAAVTTNKVAPPPYKSKEADNSTTTQSLSPLPSPATATNPTPSEHPLQASKENTPKTNSQNPPSQMEYNKTAATSQPEQTKETTVAPVNAAITITPPSSDSKENVGLRNKASSPAPPEKKDLKPTPVAKTEICLDKHLQAASSESSSQKDSPSSPNEAQQNQQPEAQQSQNQLPEAQQGQNQQPAHHAAQVTDEAVQTASVSEEMQQKAHCKLYREASTMTRTPIATPTATPTHSKQGQDVEVQAVADVCSRAVSTSPSLFPLPPPYRSTDRGAALREEAAAESLSVVYQVPLHQIHMGSSPSCPPPPNYTAGLRSGSERLTLEAGLCSSQSAGVVLHAEEAVAALHAEVARLGAKPKDLAVGGAAALCNIQQRGALPPLQPVYQINIESCGGQNEPVAKANHHQHRGEKAVADSQSKPNAAEKPKVSNEAQTVPTQPAKPPSAKAPSPLSPTPASKTKSSDNKAAPPPSQSTPSVTKPSQASTTTSKKTEDTKPKTAVKAAKQSIVKGVGGVKALLGKKKQEQLEPERKEKEDEDEEGKQKGEKSVHDVLWDEQGMTWEVYGASVDPESLGFAIQSHLQCKIKEQEKKVVTQSSLRKSISVPPVVPDSPATVAVDDANSRKNKRRQQNVFRSMLKNVRRPKCCAHPPPTAVLE, from the coding sequence ATGGGAACCAACCCAAAAAGGACAGTGACAGTCCAAATGGTCCCTCAGCTGGCTGGAGTGGAAGCTCTGGGAAACCAGGAGTCTAACGCCAACTGGGCTAAAGAACCTAACCTGAACCTCACCCAGGGTTGCACtgcccccaccactaccactacccctgtccttacagaacacacacaggttAACCTGTGTCTGACAACCCCCAACACAACCTCCAGGATCCAATCAACTGGCCATGGACAACCGGTTGGCGGCGGGGTGGGGTCCAACACCAACACAACTTTCTCGACCAATGGCGACGGAGGGAAATCGCCATCGGAGCATGTGATTGGAATAGAGCAGCAGATGGTATTGACATGCCGAGGAGGTGTGAGTGTAACCGAGGCGACGGCAGAGGGCCGTAGGGACGGCAACGCCAATTTGACAGCGTTAACCCCCACAGCCGCGGCCGAGGAGAAGGAGAAGCATATCTGTAAGGCAAGCCTGTCGTCCGCCATTACATCATCAAAGGTTGACGTGCATACAAATTactgcagagagaaagagcctGGTGGAGCAGGGGCGGGGGAGGGGTGTGCAGCCAAGCCATCGCCAGAGCCCACAGCAGTACAGAGTGCTACAGTCAGAGTTTCTGCAGTAGCTAAAGAGGAGTCACTACTAGAAGGGGACAACAAAAACGCAACCACACCAAATCAACATCCCCCTCAGACCTGTGATCCAAAGCATACCTCGGCCTCTGAAGTGCTGACGTCTCTGACGACTCCCAAACAAGGTAAGGCAGAGGGAGCTGCAGTGACTACAAACAAGGTTGCTCCGCCTCCTTACAAATCAAAAGAGGCTGATAATAGTACTACAACACAGAGTCTCTCACCTTTACCTAGCCCCGCCACCGCCACCAACCCTACTCCATCAGAACATCCTCTACAGGCCTCTAAAGAAAATACGCCCAAGACAAACTCTCAGAACCCTCCTTCCCAAATGGAATATAATAAAACGGCAGCTACATCGCAGCCGGAACAGACCAAGGAGACTACAGTAGCTCCTGTCAATGCTGCcatcaccatcacacctccatcaTCAGACAGCAAGGAAAACGTAGGGCTTAGGAATAAGGCCTCAAGTCCGGCACCTCCCGAGAAGAAGGATTTAAAACCTACTCCAGTAGCAAAGACAGAGATCTGCTTAGATAAACACCTGCAGGCGGCATCGTCAGAGTCTTCATCACAGAAGGATTCTCCCTCGTCACCCAACGAGGCCCAACAGAACCAACAGCCGGAGGCCCAACAGAGCCAGAACCAACTGCCTGAGGCCCAACAGGGCCAGAACCAGCAGCCTGCCCACCATGCAGCACAGGTGACAGACGAAGCCGTCCAGACTGCCTCGGTCTCGGAGGAGATGCAACAGAAAGCCCACTGCAAATTATACCGGGAGGCCTCCACCATGACCCGCACCCCCATTGCCACCCCCACCGCCACCCCCACCCATAGCAAGCAGGGCCAAGACGTGGAGGTCCAAGCAGTGGCTGACGTGTGCAGCCGGGCGGTCTCCACCAGCCCCAGCCTGTTTCCTCTGCCCCCGCCCTACAGGTCCACTGACAGAGGTGCTGCCCTGAGGGAGGAAGCAGCAGCTGAGAGCCTGTCTGTGGTCTACCAGGTACCCCTCCACCAGATTCACATGGGCAGCAGTCCATCCTGCCCCCCGCCACCTAACTACACCGCAGGTCTCAGGTCCGGGTCAGAGCGATTGACCCTGGAGGCGGGGTTATGCTCCAGTCAGAGTGCCGGGGTGGTGCTCCATGCAGAGGAGGCGGTGGCGGCCCTCCATGCAGAGGTCGCCAGGCTGGGGGCCAAGCCTAAAGATCTGGCAGTCGGGGGGGCAGCAGCGCTATGCAACATACAGCAGAGAGGAGCACTCCCGCCTCTGCAGCCCGTCTACCAGATCAACATCGAGTCGTGCGGCGGCCAAAACGAGCCGGTAGCTAAAGCGAATCATCACCAGCATCGAGGCGAGAAGGCAGTGGCAGACTCCCAATCCAAACCCAATGCAGCAGAGAAACCAAAGGTGTCTAATGAAGCGCAGACCGTGCCAACACAGCCTGCCAAGCCTCCCTCTGCTAAAGCTCCATCCCCCTTGTCGCCAACTCCCGCAAGCAAGACCAAATCCTCCGACAATAaggctgctcctcctccttcgcAGTCAACTCCTTCCGTTACCAAGCCCAGCCAGGCCTCAACGACAACCTCCAAAAAAACAGAGGACACTAAACCCAAGACGGCAGTGAAAGCAGCGAAGCAGAGCATTGTTAAGGGGGTTGGGGGCGTTAAGGCTTTGTTGGGCAAGAAGAAGCAGGAGCAGCTGgagccggagaggaaggaaaaggaGGATGAAGACGAGGAGGGGaaacagaaaggagagaagagcGTGCACGATGTGCTGTGGGACGAGCAGGGGATGACCTGGGAGGTGTACGGAGCATCCGTTGACCCCGAGTCTCTTGGCTTTGCCATCCAGAGCCACCTGCAGTGTAAGATCAAAGAACAAGAGAAGAAGGTCGTGACCCAGTCATCACTCAGGAAGTCCATCTCAGTGCCGCCGGTGGTGCCTGACTCGCCCGCCACCGTTGCCGTGGACGATGCCAACAGCAGGAAAAACAAGAGGAGGCAGCAGAACGTTTTCAGGTCCATGCTGAAAAATGTCAGACGGCCCAAGTGCTGCGCACACCCTCCCCCTACCGCCGTGCTGGAGTGA